The region ATACCTCCTGTGTGTGGCCAGCAAGCGTGGCTACATGATGCTCAGCCACTCTGACATCATGGTGATGGATGTGGCCGCTCCGTGCCCCACTACAGAGAGAAGGATTGTGGGGTCAGGCTGTGTAGATTTTCATGAAAAGCCATTTTCATGAAATAACAGCTCTACGCTGCCCTTCACATCCCACCAGCCGCTGCTTTACCTGGAGAGGATGTAGCTCTTCCAGCTTAGGCAGCCCACACGGGAAGAGTGGCTGGTCATATTGCGAAGACGTTTCTGCTGCTGGATGTCCCATAActagagaatcatagaatcagagcatggtttgagttggaagggtccttaaaagcccatcctgttccagcatcccctgccatgggcaggaacacctcccaccagaccaggctgctcaaagcctcatccagcctggccttgaacacctccagggatggggtagccacagcttccctaggcagcctgggccagtgcctcgccaccctcgTTGTAAATAATTTCATCTTTGTGTCTGGTATAaaagtcttcccccttccaagtTAAAGCCTCACCCTGTCACTCCATGTCCTtttaaaaagttcctcccctcactgcttttgatgcagctcaggacacggccttctgggctgcaagcgcatgttgccagctcatgtcaggcttctcatcaatcagcactccaagaccttctccacagggctgctctcaaccacatcatcccccatcctgtactgaaaccacagattgccctgacccaggtgaaGCAGAGCAGTGAGTTCTCCAGAGGATAAGGAAACCCCAGTCCCATTGCTTTGCCCTAGGAACCTCACTGCACAGGGTCTAGCATTCAGCCTTGTCAGTATGGGAGCAGGGATTGATTTGTATCTCAAACCTACAGAACAGAGGAGAACTCGAGGCATcagaaaccccaaaaccaaactaTGCCTTGCTGCTGCAGCGGCTCACTGGCTGTGGACATTTCCAGCCCACACCAGTCAAGTCAGAGCACATTGCATCCTTCTTGTGCCAGCCAAGCCTTTGTCTCAAGGCCCCACAGCTCCAACAATCCCTCAACACCTCCAGTTTTCCTCCTGTACTCACCTGGACCTCAGCGTTACTTGTGCCAATGGCAAGGTAGTTTCCTTCTTCAACCCAAGACACAGAGGAAACGTACTCAGCTGTGTGCTCCATCTCCATCAGCTTTATAATTTCCCCTGTGGTGTGGTTCCACAGATAGACGGAGGTGTCCAGAGCCACTGCCAGGAAGTTCCGAGTGCTCCAGTCAATGAGATTCAGATCTACAGTTTGGAATAGCAGTGTCATTGTGCTTCCCTGAAGAACTCTGCCCTTCCACCAGTGCTGATGCTGCACCTTCCACCAGCACCAagtgtgcatgcacacatgcagacacacaggcagggaaggagctgcCTTCTGGGTATCACCATGCCCAGCTTGGGGGTCAGGTAGCCCTGAGACAAGTCACCTGCGCAGCACTCAGGACCACTGTTCCCAAAAGGCTACACAGGGACACACCAAAAGTGGCCCATGGCAGTCCGAGTGCATCAGATACTGCAACAGCCCAGGCAGAGTTCCAGTTCCTTGGACCACACCATCCTAGGAACTGCACTCCGCTGCAGAACCATCTCAGTGCCCAGCACTCAACATTGTGGCCCACTTACAATAGTCATTGCGGATCTCCGGGGCATCCAGGATCCGGTCTGGCATTGACGGAATATATCTGGCACTCTTCTTGCTGGATGAAGGCGTCATCTTTTGACTGTAGAGCACTTTCAGGTTGTTCTGATAGCCTGTGTGCAGAGAAACACTTTTGTTAACCCAAGTTACTGTTTCCTCCCAGCTAAGCCCTGCACACCCAAGATGAAATCCTTTCTAGTAAGAATGGAGTCCCGAGAGCGGAGCAACTCTCAGAAGAGCACAGGGCGCTAACAGCCCTGGCAGTGTGAGCTGCTGAACCAGGGGCAGATCTAGGTCTGAAATTCAAAGGCACAAGTTTAACTGACAAACACTTGGTTTTCTGTATCCCATTACATTTAGCGAAAGTTAAGGtacaaagcaaacagcagggaGTTTGAAGCTTTTGCAGACATCAGGAAGGTTTGCCACTTGCAGTACCAGGAAGCATCAGGCAGCTTTTGTCAATCAATTCACTGTAGCTGTTACACAGCCCCTGGAAACCTAAGGATTAGAGAGACTCCAGTatgcacagcagctctgaggagccAGTTGATCCCTCCTGTGTCCACATATAGGGTCCTCTGTGTTGCTGTTCCCCTGCCCGGGTATCTCCAACTGAGTGGACTCAGTCTTACCTTCCAGAGCATTCTGTGGCTTTCCACTGAGACGGAGGATCTTTGACTCTTCTATATCAAAGCCATTCAGATTCACTGCCCAGGCTTTCTGGCGTTCCTACAAAGACAATCGACCCTCAGCAAGatgcatttgaaaaacaaagcccaTGCTTAACTTAAAACTGCACCTGGCACAGTACACACCTAAGCCTCCTTCTCCTAGAATCAGGAGGTGCACAACCATGGGATTGGGAGTCAGCTGCATCCATCTAGCTCAAAGTGTTTTTTCCTCACACTGGCAAGCAGTCTTGCTCACATTCTCATACAGAAGAGTGGCAAGTTTAGTGTGTCCTTGCCAGCGGAGAAAGCCACAGCCACAAGGAACCAAATGCTTCATAAATAGACTTCAGAACACAGTATATATATTCCACAATAGCTCCCCATGTAGACACTGTCCTGGAATAGCTACCAGCAGCAATTTCACTGGGGACAGGCTCACAGCTTTGTCTCTCTGTTGCCTGCTCTATTTTAAAGCCTCTTTAGCCCAAAGTTGTGTTTTGCTACCAGAAGTGATAGAGGCTCTCCCCTGTGCCTAGGGAAACATCCCTACAGAACAGCTACACTCACACTCATATGTACCTATTCCATTCACAGGCCCTACAGCTTCTGCTTCATCCTAAGCTCTTGAGGGCCAGAGCTGGGAGCAGTGATGTTGGTGCTGTCAGCCTCATGCACTCACTTGATAGAGCTTAGTCTGCTTCTCTATGAAAGGCCAGGAAGGATCAGCTGTTTGGCAGTGACCACTGTAGTAATTGTAACTTAGAAACATGCTCACCTTCTTGGTAGGCGACTCCTCAGCAGGGTCATTCTCTTTGGTCAGGAGGAAATTAGCCATCTCCATCCGCATGGTGTTGCGGTTGGGAATGTAGCGATCCGGCCCAGCATTTGTTGGAGTCTTCTGGGTTTTAGATCCAGATTTACCTGCATTCACATGGATAAACATTGTCTGACAGCTACTGAACAGCCTGTATTGAAGCTTTCATGAGACAGCAAAGCCAGTGCTTTTCCACACCACACCTAGCAGACAAGCAGGACTCAGAGCTTGGGCCATCCAAATCACAATTAACTTGTATCTGTGTCCCAAGACTAATAGCACTAGTTGAGGACTGTCAACAGGCAACTCCTTAGGTCTAGCACAGCAATTACAGAATTCACAGACAAAGGGAGGATGCAAAACGACTGTAACAGCCTATAAAGCTATCAGAAACCAGTTCCAACAGACAGCTGTGCCAGAAGggctcagcagctcctccagcttcaGTGCTTAGAGCTCTGCCCGCCTCCTGCTGGCGAGGAGAATGCGGGCCACATCCCAGGAGCCAGGCAGTGCAGCGCACCTCCTCCTGCCCGAGCAGGAGCCTGGCACAGACCCCAGAGCCCCTCAGCTCCAGGTGATGCTCCCCACACCGACCCTCTGCTGTCGGTCATCCCCACTCACCGGGTGTCCTGGACGGAgtcttgctgcagctgtgggagcGATTGGCCGGTTTCATGGGGGACATGCCGATGGTGGGGCTGCACCCGGGGCCGCTGCCCTCCTTGGCTTTGCGTTGCCAGCGAGCGGGCGGCGCGTTGGGGATGGTGGTGTCCAGCTTGAGCAGCCCGTGCAGGTCTGCCTCGAACACGAACTGCGCCATGGCCTGCGGGGACAGACAGGCTGTGCCCCCCACAagggctgctccagcccagggCTCCTCAGAGCCCCCAACACCCAGGACACAGAATGGGATGGagggaaccttaaagcccacccagttccacccccctgccatgggcaggggcacctcccactggatcaggctgctcaaggccccatccaacctggccttgaacaccgccagggagggggcagccacagctcccctgggcaacctgggccagggcctcaccgccctcgtggtgaggaatttcttcctaatgtctaatctaaatcatcccccttccaatttaaaggcTT is a window of Cuculus canorus isolate bCucCan1 chromosome 8, bCucCan1.pri, whole genome shotgun sequence DNA encoding:
- the CDC20 gene encoding cell division cycle protein 20 homolog isoform X2, with protein sequence MAQFVFEADLHGLLKLDTTIPNAPPARWQRKAKEGSGPGCSPTIGMSPMKPANRSHSCSKTPSRTPGKSGSKTQKTPTNAGPDRYIPNRNTMRMEMANFLLTKENDPAEESPTKKERQKAWAVNLNGFDIEESKILRLSGKPQNALEGYQNNLKVLYSQKMTPSSSKKSARYIPSMPDRILDAPEIRNDYYLNLIDWSTRNFLAVALDTSVYLWNHTTGEIIKLMEMEHTAEYVSSVSWVEEGNYLAIGTSNAEVQLWDIQQQKRLRNMTSHSSRVGCLSWKSYILSSGARSGHIHHHDVRVAEHHVATLAGHTQEVCGLKWSPDGRHLASGGNDNLVNIWPSIHGGSGGLTPVQTFTQHQGAVKAVAWCPWQSSVLATGGGTSDRHIRIWNVCSGTCLCAVDARSQVCSILWSTNYKELISGHGFAQNQLVIWKYPTMVKVTELQGHTARVLNMTMSPDGAIVASAAADETLRLWRCFEMDPIKKKEKEKANSIKSSIIHQSIR
- the CDC20 gene encoding cell division cycle protein 20 homolog isoform X1, which produces MAGGWNWVGFKVPSIPFCVLGVGGSEEPWAGAALVGGTACLSPQAMAQFVFEADLHGLLKLDTTIPNAPPARWQRKAKEGSGPGCSPTIGMSPMKPANRSHSCSKTPSRTPGKSGSKTQKTPTNAGPDRYIPNRNTMRMEMANFLLTKENDPAEESPTKKERQKAWAVNLNGFDIEESKILRLSGKPQNALEGYQNNLKVLYSQKMTPSSSKKSARYIPSMPDRILDAPEIRNDYYLNLIDWSTRNFLAVALDTSVYLWNHTTGEIIKLMEMEHTAEYVSSVSWVEEGNYLAIGTSNAEVQLWDIQQQKRLRNMTSHSSRVGCLSWKSYILSSGARSGHIHHHDVRVAEHHVATLAGHTQEVCGLKWSPDGRHLASGGNDNLVNIWPSIHGGSGGLTPVQTFTQHQGAVKAVAWCPWQSSVLATGGGTSDRHIRIWNVCSGTCLCAVDARSQVCSILWSTNYKELISGHGFAQNQLVIWKYPTMVKVTELQGHTARVLNMTMSPDGAIVASAAADETLRLWRCFEMDPIKKKEKEKANSIKSSIIHQSIR